The Pseudonocardia broussonetiae DNA segment CGGCGGGAGCCTGCGGCAGGTCGACGGGAGCCGGCACCGCGGTGCGGTCGGCCGGAACGCTGGGCGCGAACAGCTCGTCCGGGCCGCTCGCGGCCGGCTCGGCGGGCGCCTGCGCGACCGCCGGGATCGGCGCCGTGCTCGGCGAGGCCTGCTCGTCGTGCTCGTCCCGACCGGCGTCCTGCGCGTCCTGCTGGACCGTCTCCTGCTGCGACGTCTCCTGCTGGGCCGACTCCTGGGACGGCTCCTGCTGCGACAGCTCCTGCGGGGCCGAGTCCTGCGGGGCCGGGTCCTGAGGGGCCGCGTCCTGCCGGGGGCCGGCCTGCCCGAACAGGCCGTGCTCGGGCGTGGTGGCCCCGGCCTGGTCATCGCCGGAGGGCCCGGAGGTGGCGAACACGGAGGTGTCGGTCTCCGGCCCTGCCGGCTGCGGCACCGCGGCGGCGGGTCGCCCGGGCGACGGACGGCGCTGCGGCAGCGCGGGCGGGGCCGCGGGCGCGGCGCCGTTGCCGGTGTGGGCGACGCCGTTGCCGTTGGTCGAGGGTGCCGGGAGGTGCGGCGGGCCGCCCTGCGGCCACGGGTTGCGCGGCATGGCGCCGCGGGCCGGGGCCTGCTCGTCGTCCTTGCTGCGTGCCGCGGCCGCGGCACCGAGCGCCGCGGCACCCAGGGCGGCGGCACCGGCGGCCAGGCCGAGGGCGCGGCCCCGGCCGGAGCCGTCGCGGTCGCCGTCGTCCGCGCCGTCGGCGTCGGAGCGGTCGATGTCGGTGCCCTCGGTGTCGCCGTCCCCGCTGCGGTCCTCGGCGGGCGCGTCGGCCGGCTCGATCAGGGCGTGCGCGGGGGCGGCGTCCGCGGGCTCGTCGTCGGTGTCGCCGACGAAGGCGTGGCGGGACCGCTCGGGCCCGGCGGGCTGCTCGCCGCGCGGGGGCACGATCGCGTAGGCCGTGGTCTCGGTGTCGTCGTGGTCGCCGTCGTGGCCGGCGGCCGCGTCGGCGCGGTCGGCGTCGGCCGGGCCGCCGGTGCCCTCCCGGCCCTCGTCGGGACCGGTGCGGGACGGGTCCTCGGGACCCTGCCCGCCGGACTTGTCGAGCGAGACGCGCTCGGCGGCGCTCCGCTCGGCCGCGGCGACCTGGTCGCGGCGGGCCTGCTCGGCGGGGGAGGGCGGGCCGTCGGGGCCCAGCGACGAGCCGGGGCGGCGGGTCGGCAGCGCCGGCGGCGCGCTCGAGGAACCGTTGACCTGGGGGTACCCGCCGGGGCCGGGGTCGAAGGCCGTGGCGGGGGTGGCCGGGCCGTCGGAGCCCGTGACGAGCGCCGACAGCGAGCCGGTGCGGCCGCTGCCGTTGGCCGCGCGCTGCGGCGGCACGTCGAACGCGGTGCTGCTGCCGCCGCCCTGCGCGATGGCGGGGACGGGGCGGGCGAGCTCGCGCTCGGTGGTGGGGACGAGGTGCGCGGGCACGGTGACCGAGGCCGTGAGGCCGGTGCCCGCGCCGCCGGCGGACGACGTGGACAGCTGCACCTGGACGCCGTGGCGGGCGCCGAGGCGACCGACCACGAACAGGCCCATGCGGCGCGAGGCCGAGACGTCGACCGACGACGGGCCGCCGAGGCGCTGGTTGGCGTCGGCGAGCTCGTAGTCGATCATGCCGACGCCGCGGTCGGCGATCTCGACGAGGATGTCGCCCTCGGCGGTGCGGGTGGTGCTCATGACCACCTGCGAGTCGGGCGGGGAGAAGTTGGTGGCGTTGTCGAGCAGCTCGGCCAGGAGGTGGACGAGGTCGCTCGCGGCGCGGCCGACGATCGAGGTGGTCGGCGGGGCCTGCACGACGATGCGCTGGTACTGCTCGATCTCCGACACCGCGGCGCGGAGGACGTCGACCATCGGGACCGGCGCGATGTTGCGCTTGGCGAGGTCGGTGCCCGCGAGGACCAGCAGGTTCTCGGAGTTGCGCCGCATGCGGGTGGCGAGGTGGTCGAGCTGGAACAGGTTCGACAGCTGGTCGGGGTCCTGCTCGTTGCTCTCCAGCTGCTCGATGAGCTGCAGCTGGCGCTCGACGAGGGCCTGGCTGCGGCGGGAGAGGTTGACGAACATCGAGCTGACGTTGGTCTGCAGCGCGGCCTGGTCGGCCGCGAGGCGGATGGCCTGCCCGTGCACCGCGTCGAACGCGCGAGCCACCTGGCCCACCTCGTCACGGGTGTCGAGCGGGACCGGGTCGACCGTGACGTCGGGCGCGTCGCCCGCGCGCATGCTCTCGACGGCCTGCGGCAGGCGCCGCTCGGCGACGTCCAGCGCGGCCGTGCGCAGCACCCGCAGCGACCGGACCAGCGCCCGGGCGACCAGGATCGCGATCGTGATGCCCAGGAGCAGGCCGAGCATGAGGATGACGGAGTTGATGCCGGCCAGGTTGCTGGCGCGCTCCTCGGCGGCCGTGCTCTGCGCGACCATGTCGTCGCGGATCACGGTGGCCGGGGTCTGCACCGCGGTCAGCGCGGTGGCGTAGGCGGCGTCCCAGCGGGCCGGGTCGACGACCACGGGCCGGTTCGGCGGCGTCAGCAGGATCTCGCTCTTGACCGCCTGCAGCTCGGCGGTGCCGCTGTCGAGCGTGCCGAAGCGGGCGAGCTGCTCGGGGGTGAGCGCCACCTCGTAGGCGGTGTAGGCCGAGGCCAGCCGGTTGTCGGCGGCCGTGGCGGTGGCCGCGTCCTCGGGGAGGAGCTGGCCCGCGCGGATGGCCGCGCCGAGGGCGGTGTGCTGCACGGCGAGCTGCTCGCTCGCGCTGGTGGTGGCCGTCAGGGCGTCGGCGAGGCCGGCGACGTCGGGGGTGCGGAGCTGGCGCAGCAGGGCGCGCTCGAGGCCGTCGACGCGGGAGATGACGTCGGTGTAGGACTGCTGGACCGCGGCGGCGGGGGCCGTGCCGGTGGCGACGTCGCCGCGCAGCGCGGCGAGCTGCCCGAGCGCGGCCTGCGTCTCGGCGAAGGCGGTGCTGGTGGTGTTGTCGAAGCCCTCGGCGCCCGCGACGGCGTCGACCGCCTCCTGCACGTCGGCGTCGGTCTGGCCGATGCCGATGTCGAGGACACCGCGGTCCTCGGTGCGGCCGGCGGCGACGAAGAGGGTGGCCTCGTCGCGCTCCTGGCGCAGCGCGTCGGAGGCCTCCGCCACCTGCCCGCGGACGTCCAGCAGGCGGTTGCTCGTGCCCAGCGCGGCGGCGTCCCCGGCCTGGTCGGCGATGCGCAGGACGCCCAGCGCGAGCGCCAGCAGCGCCGGCACCAGGCCGATGGCGATGAGCTTCCACGCCAGCGACCAGTTGCGCGGGTTGAGCCGCTCGGACCACGAGGCCCCGAGCTCGGTGGTGGTCACGTCAACGTCCCCCTGAGGATTGCCGGCGACGATCCGGGGAACCTTGACACGGCGGGGTGCCCGACCGCGAGACCGAGGGAGCCGAAACGCTCTCCAGCGGCGGTGGGTGGCCGCCTGTCGCGTCCGGGGAGCAGCGGTCCTGGCTTCGGGTCGGGCATGCGCGCCTTCTGTCGTGGGCGGGGCCGACGGCTCGGTCGGCGTCCGCGTCGTTCCGTGCGACCGATGTCGCGGCGACACGCCCTGCTGGGGAAGGGCGGCGACCGCTCGGGCCGGGTATGATCGTCGTGGGACTCGTGCGTTCTCGCAGATGGTGCGCATGGAGCATAGCCCAACGCCGGCGCCGCCCCCCTCGTCGCGGGGCCCGCCGGACGACCAGCGGGCGCCGTTCACCGAGACGCCGATCACATCCCCGTTCGCCCGGAGGCGCACCCACCGTGACCGATGGACCACTCATCGTCCAGTCCGACAAGACGCTGCTGCTCGAGATCGACCACGCCGACGCCCCGGCCGCCCGCGTCGCCATCGCGCCGTTCGCCGAGCTGGAGCGTGCGCCCGAGCACGTCCACACCTACCGCGTCACGCCGCTCGCGCTGTGGAACGCCCGCGCGGCCGGGCACGACGCGGAGCAGGTCGTCGACGCGCTCGTCCGCTACTCCCGCTACGCCGTGCCGCAGCCGCTGCTCGTCGACGTCGTCGACACGATGGGCCGCTACGGGCGCCTGCAGCTGACCAACCACCCCGCCCACGGGCTGGTGCTCGTCGCGCTGGACCGGGCGGTGCTGGAGGAGGTCCTGCGGCAGAAGAAGATCGCGCCGCTGCTCGGCGCGCGCGTCGACGACGACACCGTGATCGTCCACCCGTCCGAGCGCGGCCACCTCAAGCAGGCACTGCTCAAGATCGGCTGGCCGGCCGAGGACCTCGCGGGCTACGTCGACGGCGAGGCGCACCCCATCTCCCTGGCCGAGGACGGCTGGACGCTGCGCGACTACCAGCGCCAGGCCGTCGAGGGCTTCTGGGCGGGCGGGTCCGGCGTCGTCGTGCTGCCGTGCGGGGCGGGCAAGACGCTCGTCGGCGCGGCGGCGATGGCGCAGGCGCAGGCCACGACGCTGATCCTGGTCACCAACACGGTCTCGGGGCGGCAGTGGAAGCGCGAGCTCGTGGCGCGCACCAGCCTCACGGAGGACGAGATCGGCGAGTACTCCGGGGAGCGCAAGGAGATCCGGCCGGTCACGATCGCGACCTACCAGGTGGTCACGCGCAAGACGAAGGGCGAGTACCGCCACCTCGAGCTGTTCGACTCCCGCGACTGGGGCCTGGTCATCTACGACGAGGTGCACCTGCTGCCCGCACCGGTCTTCCGGATGACGGCCGACCTGCAGTCCCGCCGCCGGCTCGGCCTCACCGCCACGCTCGTGCGCGAGGACGGGCGCGAGGGCGACGTCTTCTCCCTCATCGGGCCCAAGCGCTACGACGCGCCGTGGCGCGACATCGAGCAGCAGGGCTGGATCGCCCCGGCCGACTGCGTCGAGGTCCGCGTCACGCTGACCGACGCCGAGCGCATGTCCTACGCCGTCGCGGAGGCCGAGGAGCGCTACCGGATGGCGTCCACGGCGCACACCAAGCTCGCGGTCGTGAAGTCGATCATCGCGAAGCACCCGGGCGAGCCGACGCTCGTCATCGGCGCCTACCTCGACCAGCTCGACGAGCTCGGCGAGGCCCTCGACGCGCCGGTCATCCAGGGCTCCACCCGCAACAAGGAGCGCGAGTCGCTGTTCCAGCAGTTCCGCGAGGGCGCGCTCCCGGTGCTGGTCGTCAGCAAGGTCGCGAACTTCTCCATCGACCTGCCCGAGGCCAGCGTCGCGATCCAGGTGTCGGGCACGTTCGGGTCCCGGCAGGAGGAGGCCCAGCGCCTCGGCCGGCTGCTCCGCCCGAAGGCCGACGGGCGGCAGGCGCACTTCTACTCCGTGGTCTCGCGCGACACCCTCGACACCGACTACGCGGCCCACCGCCAGCGCTTCCTCGCCGAGCAGGGCTACGCCTACCGGATCGTCGACGCCGACGACCTGCTCGGTCCGGCGCTGCCGGACGTGGGCTGAACCACAGCGGCGGTACCGCCGTTCGGTCGCCGTGAGGTACGGCGGTTGCACGATCGAGTACGCACATCCGGGTGCCCTGGCGTGCGCGCGACCGTCCCACGAGCGACACTCTGTGCACAGGATGTGGCGAGGGGTGAACGTTCCGGTGATCACATGGGTCGCGCTGGTGCTCGGGGTGTGGTGCGCCGCAGCCGTGGGCGCGGCCGTCACGATCTGCCGCGTCATCCGCTTCCGGGACCGCCAGGTGCCCCGGCCCCCGCAGCGGCCCGTCGTCACGGTCCCCTCGCCGCGCCGCGCTCCGGAGTCGGAGCCCGGCCCGCTGCCGGACGCGCACCCCGCGGCCCGCGACCGCGAGGTGCGGGGCCGGGGATGACCACCTCCGGGGCCGCGCCGGGAGGTCGGCATCCGGGTGTGTCGCCCGGGGCGTCCGGTGTGCGATCGTCCGCTCATGCCCTCCAGCGACCGTGACGCGGAGCGGGCCCGCGAGCAGGAGCACGCCCTCAACGCGCTCCTCGCCGAGCGCGACGGCCTCCTCTCCGTGCTCGACCGCGTCCTCGCCCTGCAGGGCACGGCCCGCCTGATCCGTGACGCCGCCGGTGCCGACGCCGGCTTCGTCGCCGACCTCGACGGCCCCAGCCGCGCGGTGATCCGCTGGATCGCCGGCAACCGCACCGACTCCCTGCAGGACCTCGCCGTGCCGATCGGGCAGGGCATCGGCGGGCGGGTGCTCGCGTTCGGGGAGCCGGTGCGGGTCAGCGACTACGTGACCGCGTCGAGCATCACCCACCAGTTCGACGGGATGGTCCGGCGCGAGTCGATGTCGGCGATGCTCGCGGTGCCGGTGCTGGCCGAGCGCGACGGGCGGGTCGACACGGTCGCCGTCGCCTACGCCGCGCTGCGCGGCGCGGGCGAGTTCGGCGACGACGCGGTCGGCGCCGTGCAGGCCGTCGCCCGCGAGGCCGCCCGCGCGCTGCGGCTGGCCGACCGCGCCGAGGCCGGCCGGACCACCGCCGTCGCCGCCGAGCGCCAGCGGATGCAGGCCTCCCTGCACGACTCGGTGGGGGCGATGCTGTTCTCCATCGGCGCCCAGGTCCGCGACCTGCGCACGACGCTGCCCGACAACCCGCTGCTCAGCACGCGCCTTGGGCGGCTGGAGTCGGACGTGTCGGCGGCGTCGCTCGCGCTGCGGGAGTCGCTGCTGGCGCTGTCGGAGTCGAGCCCCGAGCGGGCGCTGCCGATCGAGCTCGCCGAGCACTGCCGCAGCTTCGAGGCCCGCACCGGCGTGCCCGCGCGGCTCGTGCAGCTCGGTGAGGTCGCCCCGCTCGACGAGGAGCGCACCGCGCTGCTGATCGGCGCGGTGCGCGAGGGCCTGCTCAACACCGAGAAGCACTCCGGGGCGGCGACCGTCGTCGTCAGCCTGGGCATGGTCGACGGCGGGGTGCAGGTGGCCGTCGCCGACGACGGGGCGCCCGAGAGCGGCGCGGCCGAGCCCGTCGACGGGGCCGGCCTGGGCCTGCGGATGCTGGCCGAGCGCGCCGCGCGCCTCGGCGGGCGCGTCAGCCTCGTGCACGACGAGGACGGCGGCACGACGCTGCGGGTGCTGCTGCCGGTGCACCGGTGAGCGAGCCTGCGAGCGAACCATCGGCACCGCGCCGGGGCGAAGCCTCGGCCGAGCGCAGCGAGGCCGTGCGATGAGTCCCTCGCGCGTCATGGTCGTCGACGACCACCCGGTGGTCCGCGACGGCGTCGCCCTGCTGCTGCGGGCGGAGCCGTCGCTGGTGGTGGTCGGGGCGGCGGAGAGCGGGCGCACGGCGCTGGAGCGGGCGCCGGGGCTGCGTCCCGACCTGGTCCTGCTCGACCTGCGGCTGCCCGACATGCTCGCCCCCGAGGTCGTCGCCGGCCTGCGCGCGGCGTGCCCGCTGGCCAAGGTCGTCGTCTTCACCGCCCACGGCGACCACCACGGCGTCCAGGCCGCCCTCGACGCGGGCGCGCACGGCGCGCTGCTCAAGGACGCCGCGGCCACCGACCTCGTCGCGGCGCTGCGCCGGGTGCTGCGCGGGGAGCGCGTGTCGGACCCCCGGATGGTGCCGGGCACCGAGGGCCGGGGGGCCGCGCTGGCCCGCAGCGGCCTGACCCGCCGCGAGTACGAGGTGCTGCGCCTGGCCGCGCAGGGGCGCACCAACCCCGAGATCGCCGAGACCACCGGGCTGGCGCGCAACACCGTCAAGACCTACCTGCAGTCGGCCCTGCACAAGCTCGGCGCGCGCAACCGCGTCGAGGCCATCGGTAAGGCGAGCGAGGCCGGACTCCTCTGACCGGCGCCGACGGGTCCCCCTGTCAGCGGATCGTGACTGTCCGGAGATAACGGACGGTCATCTTTGTCCGGACCCCTCTCCACGTGGGGGTGCCTGACGGGTGTGACGGCACACACGATGTGCCCCGCCGCTCCGACCGGAGGCGGCGAGCGAGGGGGCCACAACGTGCTTCGAGAACCACCGTGCTGAGCGCGCGCGGACTGTCCGTCCGCTACGGGCGATCGGTGCAGGCACTGTCGGATGTCGACCTGGAGGTGTCCACCGACGGCGTGCTCGCGGTGCTCGGCGGCAACGGGGCGGGCAAGTCGACGCTGCTGCGCGCGGTGTCCGGCACGCTGCCGCTGCACCGCGGATCGGTGTCCGCGGGCGAGATCGTGTTCGACGGCAAGCGCATCGACAAGCTCGACCCGGCGCTGATCGTGCGCGCCGGCGTCGTCGCGGTGCCCGAGGGCCGCCAGGTCTTCGCCCGCATGACCGTGGAGGAGAACCTGCGCGCGGGCGGCCTCGGGGCGCGCTCGGCGCAGGCCAGGACGTCGGCGCGGGAGCGCATCCAGCAGCTGTTCCCGGTGCTCGGCGAGCGGGCCGGGCAGCGCGCCGGGCTCCTGTCGGGCGGCGAGCAGCAGATGCTCGCGATCGGGCGGGCCCTCATGTCGGACCCGAAGCTGCTGCTGCTCGACGAGCCGTCGCTGGGGCTGGCGCCGCAGATGGTCGGCCGGATCGCCCAGGTCGTCCGCGACATCCACGACCAGGGCACGGCCGTCGTGCTCGTCGAGCAGAACGCCACGATGGCGCTGAAGGTGGCCGACCACGCCGTCGTGCTGGAGGTGGGCCGCGTGGCCCTGTCCGGCCCGGCCGCGGAGCTCGCCGCGAGCGACGACGTGCAGCGCCTCTACCTGGGCGGGCACGCGGAGTCGCAGGAGCAGGCCGAGTCCGAGGCGGCCGAGGCGCTGGCCCACCGCCGCACGCGGACGCTGTCGAGGTGGACGGGATGACCAGCACCGAGTTGCGCACCGACGTCCGTCCGCTCGCCATCGAGGACGTGACGCTGCGGTTCGGCGGCATCACCGCGCTCGACGACGTCAGCTTCACCGTCGAGCCCGGCACCGTGCACGCCCTGATCGGGCCGAACGGCGCCGGCAAGTCGAGCTGCTTCAACGTGATCAGCGGGCTCTACAAGCCCACCGAGGGCCGGGTCCGCCTCGGCGACGACGTGCTCACCTCCCTCACGCCGCACCGGCTCGCGGCGCTGGGGATCGGGCGGTCGTTCCAGAACATCGCGCTCTCGCCGGGCTCCACGGTCCGCGACAACGTGATGCTCGGGCGGCACGTCCTCACCTCCGGCGGGTTCCTCGCCGGCGGGCTCGGCCTGACCCGGCGCGCCGAGCGCCGGCACACCGCGCGCGCCGAGGAGATCTGCGACTTCCTCGGGGTGGCCGACCGGCTCGACGCCCCCGTCGCCTCCCTGCCCTACGGCGTGGCGAAGCGGGTCGACATCGCCCGAGCGCTCGCCGTCGAGCCCACCCTGCTGCTGCTCGACGAGCCCGCGGCGGGCCTGAACGCCACCGAGACCGCCGAGATGGCGGTCACCATCCGCGACCTGCGCGACGCGCTGGGCATCTCCGTCCTGCTCGTCGAGCACGACATGGGGCTGGTCATGGGCATCGCCGACCGCGTCACGGTCCTGGACTTCGGGAAGCGGATCGCCGACGGGCTCCCCGCCGAGGTGCAGGCCGACCCCGACGTCATCCGCGCATACCTGGGCACGGAGGCCGAGTGATGAGCACCTTCCTGCAACTGCTGGTCAACGGGCTGGGCAAGGGCGCGGTCTACGCGCTCCTCGCGCTCGGCTTCGTGATCATCTACAAGGCCACCGAGGTGGTGAACTTCGCGCACGGCTCGCTCGTGCTGATCGGCGGCTACCTGGTCTACGAGCTCAAGGACGCGCTCGGCTGGACGCTGGCCGCCGTCGTCGGGATCACGGCGGCCGCGGTCGCGGCCCTGGTGATCGAGCGGGTGCTGCTGCGCAACGCCCGCAGCGCCGACCACAACAGCCTGGCGCTGCTCACCATCGGCATCGACGTGATCATCACCGAGGAGGTGGTGCGCCGGGTCGGCGCCGACATCCCCTTCATCGGCGACCCCTACGACTCGCAGCCGCTGCAGATCGCCGGCCTCACGGTGTTCCGCACGCAGGCGATCGCCCTGGTCGTCGGCGCGGTGCTGATCACGGCGTTCCTGCTCGCGTTCCGCTACTCGAACTGGGGCGTCGCGATGCGCGCCCAGGCCGAGAACCGCGAGGCCGCGGCCCTGATGGGCATCAACAGCTCCCGCGTGACGGCCACGGCGTGGCTCGTCGCGGGCGCGCTCGCCGGCGTCGCGGTGCTGTTCATGGCCACCCAGGACTTCTCCGGGGCCGGGCTGGGGCGCGGCACGCACGCGATCGCGCTCATCGCCTTCCCCGCCGCGATCCTCGGCGGCCTCGACTCCACCGCGGGCGCCGTCGTCGGCGGGCTGGTCGTCGGGCTCACCGAGGCGCTGTCGGCGCAGTACATCTCGTTCGAGTTCTCCAAGAGCGCGGTGTTCCTGGTGATGCTGGTCGTGCTGGTGGTGAGACCGTCCGGACTCTTCGGGACGAAGGAGCTCAGTCGTGTCTGAGACGATGACCCCGCCCGCCGCCCCGCCGCAGGCGCCGCCCGCCGGGGCGGCCCGGCCCGGCCGCAACTGGCTCAAGATCGTGGCCACGGCCGTCCTGGTCGTCGTGCTCCTGCTGCTGCCGGTGCTCGTCGGCAACTCCGGGGTGGCCTACCTCAAGCTCGCGCAGTACATCCTCATCGGCGTCGTCGGCGGCATCGGGCTGACGCTGCTCGTCGGCCAGGCCGGGCAGCTCTCGCTGGCGCACCCCTTCTTCCTGCTGGTCGGCGCCGTCGGCTACGCGGTGCTGTCGGGCGACCCGGAGGAGTCCGACGACCTCGTCGGGCTCGGGCTGCCGCCGCTGGTCGGCGTCATCGGGGCCGTGGCGCTCTGCGGGCTGATCGGCCTGGCGTTCGCGCCGGTCGCCGGGCGGCTGCGCGGCATCTACCTCGGCGTCGCCTCGCTGTCGCTGGTGTTCCTCGGGCTGTGGCTCGGCCAGTCGCTGGACATGTTCTCCGGCGGCACGTCCAGCGGGCGCAACGCCCCGGTGTTCGAGCTGTTCGGGTTCGAGTTCGCCAACTCCCAACCCGCCCCCACCATCGCGGGCGTCGCCATCCAGAAGCAGCAGCGCCTCTGGTACCTGTTCCTCGCGTTCGCGCTGGGCAGCTACTTCCTGGCCCGCGGCGCGGTGAACAGCCGGATCGGCCGCTCGTGGCGCGCGGTGCGCGACAACGAGGCCGCCGCCACCGCGATGGGCGTGCACGTCACCCGGGTCAAGGCGGGGGCGTTCGTCATCTCCTCGGCCTTCGCCGGCCTCGCCGGCGTCATGACGGCGCTGTGGCTCGACCTCGTCAAGCCCGACGAGAACGAGTTCACCGGCACCTACTCGCTGACGGTCGCCATCGCGTTCCTCGCGATCGTCATCATCGGCGGGCTCGGCTCGGTGCCGGGCGCGGTGATCGGCGCGGTGCTGGTGTTCGGTCTGCAGCAG contains these protein-coding regions:
- a CDS encoding nitrate- and nitrite sensing domain-containing protein; protein product: MTTTELGASWSERLNPRNWSLAWKLIAIGLVPALLALALGVLRIADQAGDAAALGTSNRLLDVRGQVAEASDALRQERDEATLFVAAGRTEDRGVLDIGIGQTDADVQEAVDAVAGAEGFDNTTSTAFAETQAALGQLAALRGDVATGTAPAAAVQQSYTDVISRVDGLERALLRQLRTPDVAGLADALTATTSASEQLAVQHTALGAAIRAGQLLPEDAATATAADNRLASAYTAYEVALTPEQLARFGTLDSGTAELQAVKSEILLTPPNRPVVVDPARWDAAYATALTAVQTPATVIRDDMVAQSTAAEERASNLAGINSVILMLGLLLGITIAILVARALVRSLRVLRTAALDVAERRLPQAVESMRAGDAPDVTVDPVPLDTRDEVGQVARAFDAVHGQAIRLAADQAALQTNVSSMFVNLSRRSQALVERQLQLIEQLESNEQDPDQLSNLFQLDHLATRMRRNSENLLVLAGTDLAKRNIAPVPMVDVLRAAVSEIEQYQRIVVQAPPTTSIVGRAASDLVHLLAELLDNATNFSPPDSQVVMSTTRTAEGDILVEIADRGVGMIDYELADANQRLGGPSSVDVSASRRMGLFVVGRLGARHGVQVQLSTSSAGGAGTGLTASVTVPAHLVPTTERELARPVPAIAQGGGSSTAFDVPPQRAANGSGRTGSLSALVTGSDGPATPATAFDPGPGGYPQVNGSSSAPPALPTRRPGSSLGPDGPPSPAEQARRDQVAAAERSAAERVSLDKSGGQGPEDPSRTGPDEGREGTGGPADADRADAAAGHDGDHDDTETTAYAIVPPRGEQPAGPERSRHAFVGDTDDEPADAAPAHALIEPADAPAEDRSGDGDTEGTDIDRSDADGADDGDRDGSGRGRALGLAAGAAALGAAALGAAAAARSKDDEQAPARGAMPRNPWPQGGPPHLPAPSTNGNGVAHTGNGAAPAAPPALPQRRPSPGRPAAAVPQPAGPETDTSVFATSGPSGDDQAGATTPEHGLFGQAGPRQDAAPQDPAPQDSAPQELSQQEPSQESAQQETSQQETVQQDAQDAGRDEHDEQASPSTAPIPAVAQAPAEPAASGPDELFAPSVPADRTAVPAPVDLPQAPAAETPAAVFAAPGANGRPEGTGFELGETTPIFEEIASAWFRSNRPLPVDWEAEARSAGPAAESRPRPASALPPAAPQRPQPLARPAGGPPAPPSLPPAAPQQSPAPQQHAPQAPAQQSPAPQVSAQQPPAPQPQVAAQPTVPPVTPPRPAPVAPPAAAPLPPAPAEPAPAPLMATAAESSGFSSAADEGWRAANSAAPATDRPDEITAAGLPKRRPRARLVPGSAGSAVLAPPVSPARSAESVRGRLASYQQGVRQGRESRFRADGDNGATESANAGGHHDEERP
- a CDS encoding DNA repair helicase XPB; this translates as MTDGPLIVQSDKTLLLEIDHADAPAARVAIAPFAELERAPEHVHTYRVTPLALWNARAAGHDAEQVVDALVRYSRYAVPQPLLVDVVDTMGRYGRLQLTNHPAHGLVLVALDRAVLEEVLRQKKIAPLLGARVDDDTVIVHPSERGHLKQALLKIGWPAEDLAGYVDGEAHPISLAEDGWTLRDYQRQAVEGFWAGGSGVVVLPCGAGKTLVGAAAMAQAQATTLILVTNTVSGRQWKRELVARTSLTEDEIGEYSGERKEIRPVTIATYQVVTRKTKGEYRHLELFDSRDWGLVIYDEVHLLPAPVFRMTADLQSRRRLGLTATLVREDGREGDVFSLIGPKRYDAPWRDIEQQGWIAPADCVEVRVTLTDAERMSYAVAEAEERYRMASTAHTKLAVVKSIIAKHPGEPTLVIGAYLDQLDELGEALDAPVIQGSTRNKERESLFQQFREGALPVLVVSKVANFSIDLPEASVAIQVSGTFGSRQEEAQRLGRLLRPKADGRQAHFYSVVSRDTLDTDYAAHRQRFLAEQGYAYRIVDADDLLGPALPDVG
- a CDS encoding GAF domain-containing sensor histidine kinase, which encodes MPSSDRDAERAREQEHALNALLAERDGLLSVLDRVLALQGTARLIRDAAGADAGFVADLDGPSRAVIRWIAGNRTDSLQDLAVPIGQGIGGRVLAFGEPVRVSDYVTASSITHQFDGMVRRESMSAMLAVPVLAERDGRVDTVAVAYAALRGAGEFGDDAVGAVQAVAREAARALRLADRAEAGRTTAVAAERQRMQASLHDSVGAMLFSIGAQVRDLRTTLPDNPLLSTRLGRLESDVSAASLALRESLLALSESSPERALPIELAEHCRSFEARTGVPARLVQLGEVAPLDEERTALLIGAVREGLLNTEKHSGAATVVVSLGMVDGGVQVAVADDGAPESGAAEPVDGAGLGLRMLAERAARLGGRVSLVHDEDGGTTLRVLLPVHR
- a CDS encoding response regulator, with the translated sequence MSPSRVMVVDDHPVVRDGVALLLRAEPSLVVVGAAESGRTALERAPGLRPDLVLLDLRLPDMLAPEVVAGLRAACPLAKVVVFTAHGDHHGVQAALDAGAHGALLKDAAATDLVAALRRVLRGERVSDPRMVPGTEGRGAALARSGLTRREYEVLRLAAQGRTNPEIAETTGLARNTVKTYLQSALHKLGARNRVEAIGKASEAGLL
- a CDS encoding ABC transporter ATP-binding protein — its product is MLSARGLSVRYGRSVQALSDVDLEVSTDGVLAVLGGNGAGKSTLLRAVSGTLPLHRGSVSAGEIVFDGKRIDKLDPALIVRAGVVAVPEGRQVFARMTVEENLRAGGLGARSAQARTSARERIQQLFPVLGERAGQRAGLLSGGEQQMLAIGRALMSDPKLLLLDEPSLGLAPQMVGRIAQVVRDIHDQGTAVVLVEQNATMALKVADHAVVLEVGRVALSGPAAELAASDDVQRLYLGGHAESQEQAESEAAEALAHRRTRTLSRWTG
- a CDS encoding ABC transporter ATP-binding protein — translated: MTSTELRTDVRPLAIEDVTLRFGGITALDDVSFTVEPGTVHALIGPNGAGKSSCFNVISGLYKPTEGRVRLGDDVLTSLTPHRLAALGIGRSFQNIALSPGSTVRDNVMLGRHVLTSGGFLAGGLGLTRRAERRHTARAEEICDFLGVADRLDAPVASLPYGVAKRVDIARALAVEPTLLLLDEPAAGLNATETAEMAVTIRDLRDALGISVLLVEHDMGLVMGIADRVTVLDFGKRIADGLPAEVQADPDVIRAYLGTEAE
- a CDS encoding branched-chain amino acid ABC transporter permease, producing MSTFLQLLVNGLGKGAVYALLALGFVIIYKATEVVNFAHGSLVLIGGYLVYELKDALGWTLAAVVGITAAAVAALVIERVLLRNARSADHNSLALLTIGIDVIITEEVVRRVGADIPFIGDPYDSQPLQIAGLTVFRTQAIALVVGAVLITAFLLAFRYSNWGVAMRAQAENREAAALMGINSSRVTATAWLVAGALAGVAVLFMATQDFSGAGLGRGTHAIALIAFPAAILGGLDSTAGAVVGGLVVGLTEALSAQYISFEFSKSAVFLVMLVVLVVRPSGLFGTKELSRV
- a CDS encoding branched-chain amino acid ABC transporter permease, translating into MSETMTPPAAPPQAPPAGAARPGRNWLKIVATAVLVVVLLLLPVLVGNSGVAYLKLAQYILIGVVGGIGLTLLVGQAGQLSLAHPFFLLVGAVGYAVLSGDPEESDDLVGLGLPPLVGVIGAVALCGLIGLAFAPVAGRLRGIYLGVASLSLVFLGLWLGQSLDMFSGGTSSGRNAPVFELFGFEFANSQPAPTIAGVAIQKQQRLWYLFLAFALGSYFLARGAVNSRIGRSWRAVRDNEAAATAMGVHVTRVKAGAFVISSAFAGLAGVMTALWLDLVKPDENEFTGTYSLTVAIAFLAIVIIGGLGSVPGAVIGAVLVFGLQQFFLLGSQQFGWFADAQFGGFSAVVVSAFVYGGAIVLVVLFEPGGMAAIGRRLLGRRRSPDVPATADGDRTTPREDR